A genomic stretch from Larimichthys crocea isolate SSNF chromosome XXII, L_crocea_2.0, whole genome shotgun sequence includes:
- the LOC109140358 gene encoding P2Y purinoceptor 6 — translation MGLSQVSNIIPNIGLVAAAVAASNHPNNSGTLPTSSLPPSSCSIDESYKYVFLPVCYSLTFLFSLTLNSVVLLRSCCHHGGCRSGGGSSGGVRRWNTSLIYMVNLATTDLMYGLSLPFLVASYVLRDHWVFGDFMCRLVRFLFYFNLYCSIFFLTCISVHRYLGICHPMRTITLESKRVVKGTCALVWVVVFILTCPIFRFAQTGYVRRRGGGVVEPGGATENRNSTGSQLEDQEGYMNCWDDAIDKEFADYVPYGIVLHLLGFFVPFVIIAWCYSQVVRTIFQTLRSPPSSIEGGEDGPVGDGATDGVRDRERTSVSISGSQYSHYIRRRRKSIKTIVTITLLFALCFLPFHVTRTLFLLLRRGQLGGCNVMKTVSICYKVTRPLASCNAWLNALLYFLTGDKGAPCCWPAEHTVRRDLRSGSLWWPLKILKKDGVGEDDQEAAEKVGREVHIENESKSSRVIF, via the exons ATGGGTTTAAGCCAAGTCTCCAACATCATTCCAAACATCGGTTTGGTGGCGGCAGCAGTGGCAGCGAGCAACCATCCCAACAACTCTGGCACCTTGCCCACCTCGTCCCTCCCTCCGTCATCCTGCAGCATTGATGAATCCTACAAGTATGTCTTCCTCCCCGTGTGCTACTCGCTGACCTTCCTCTTCAGCCTCACCCTCAACTCGGTGGTCCTGCTGCGCTCCTGCTGCCACCATGGCGGTTGCcgtagtggtggtggtagtagtggCGGTGTGCGGCGCTGGAACACCTCTCTGATCTACATGGTAAACCTGGCCACCACTGACCTGATGTATGGTCTGTCGCTGCCCTTTCTGGTGGCGAGCTATGTGCTAAGGGACCACTGGGTGTTCGGAGACTTCATGTGCCGGCTCGTCCGCTTCCTCTTCTACTTCAACCTGTACTGCTCCATCTTCTTCCTCACCTGCATCTCTGTGCACAG GTACTTGGGGATCTGCCATCCAATGAGGACCATTACTTTGGAGAGTAAGCGGGTGGTGAAGGGGACCTGTGCACTGGTGTGGGTGGTGGTCTTCATTCTCACCTGCCCTATCTTCAGGTTTGCCCAGACAGGATACGTCAGGCGTAGAGGTGGTGGGGTTGTTGAGCCTGGTGGGGCAACGGAAAACAGGAACAGTACAGGATCTCAGTTGGAGGACCAGGAGGGATACATGAACTGCTGGGACGATGCCATTGATAAGGAGTTTGCGGACTACGTCCCCTATGGCATTGTACTCCACCTATTGGGCTTCTTTGTGCCCTTTGTTATCATCGCCTGGTGTTACTCTCAGGTGGTCAGGACGATATTTCAGACCCTGCGCTCCCCTCCCAGTTCAATAGAGGGTGGAGAGGATGGTCCGGTGGGAGACGGGGCTACAGATGGGGTTAGAGACCGGGAAAGAACATCAGTCTCCATCTCTGGATCACAATATTCACACTACATCCGACGGCGGCGGAAATCGATTAAGACCATTGTAACCATCACACTGCTGTTTGCACTCTGTTTCCTGCCCTTCCATGTGACCCGGACGCTATTCCTGCTCCTGCGGCGGGGCCAGCTTGGAGGCTGCAACGTCATGAAGACTGTCTCCATTTGCTACAAGGTAACCAGGCCGCTGGCTTCTTGCAATGCCTGGTTGAACGCCCTGCTCTACTTCTTGACGGGAGATAAGGGCGCCCCCTGCTGCTGGCCAGCAGAACACACGGTCCGTAGAGACCTCCGGAGCGGCTCTCTCTGGTGGCCACTGAAAATCCTGAAAAAAGATGGAGTGGGTGAGGATGACCAGGAGGCGGCTGAGAAGGTTGGAAGGGAGGTGCACATAGAAAACGAATCCAAGTCTTCAAGGGTCATCTTCTAG